One Candidatus Nitronauta litoralis genomic window, GTTCCGTCCGACTCATTGGGCAGAGTCCGTGGGTGAACACCGCCGAATGCCGCAACACCGCCGACTTCGTTTAGAAAAATATGACTGCGGTCACCTAAAAGGATTTCATCTCCACGTCCGCAGTGAGCGAGTACGCTGATCAGATTTCCCATGGTCCCACTGGGAACAAACAGCGCCGCTTCCTTTCCCAGCATATCTGCTGCCAGGTCCTGCAACTCGTGAACGGTTGGGTCCTCATCAAGTACATCATCCCCAACATTAGCTTTGGCCATAGCTTCGCGCATGGCATCTGTGGGTTGGGTAACGGTGTCGCTTCTCAGGTCAATCGATGGCATCAGGTTTTCTCCTGTTCTGTGATTCCGCCCGATTCTTCATAATGCGGTAGTAAACCAGAGAGATAAAAAAAACAGGAACGGCAAATCCCCCAAGTAAAATATTGCGAGCCCAGGTAACCGAAAATGACATTCCTGTCATTAGCCTGTATTCCCAGGTGAACGCCATGGAAAGCACTGCGATCAAAATTAAAATGTAGCCCATTCTTTTCGATTTCCTTGGACCCGGAAACACGATAGATCGGGCGATGACGTTCAGGCTAAGAAACAGTATTCCGTTTAAAAACATCAAGGTGACAATTTGTTTCTGATCCGGGCTCAGCATGAAAGGGCTACCGTTTTTGGTTTATTGAAGCAAAAAATTCGTGGATTGGAGAACAGTTAGGATACCTGCTTCAAACAGGAACTTTTAATGTTCCATTGTATCCTTCTGGATGGAGGGAATAAAGCTGTGCCGTCCAACAAAAAAATCCCGGGAGAAAAATCTCCCGGGATTTGATCGGTATTTTAACTGTTTCTGACTAAAAATGGACCAGTGCGTTGACCGCGACCGTGTCCTGACTATCCTCCGGTACTCTTTCATCATCGAAAGTCAGGAGGTTAGATTCATCATGTCGGTATTCCAGACGAATCACCATGTTCTGGTGGACCCTGAACTCCGGGGTAACGGTGAGTGCCCAAAGCTCCTGACCTGCCACCGCAGTTGCGAATCCATCCTGGTCATTCAAGTGTTCGCCACGCAGATTCATGGAGAACCAGTCGTTGAAATCATAGCGGGCATACCCGACAAAACTCCACCATTGGGAATCTCCCGCTAAAGGAGCAATCGAGGTTCCTTCTTCGTCACCATAAACAAAGTTAAGGGTAAACAGTAAATCATCCAACGGGCGAATATTGGTGATCAACTCAACAATGTTCCGCCATGAATTTTCTGCTACCGTTTCTTCACCACCCACGTAGTTCACAACAAAGTCGACCCAGTCGATGGGAGCGTAGGCCAGTTGCAGGCCAAAGGACTTGGTGTCGTTATTATCCGAAACACCGCCACCACCCCAACCGTTGAAAACCGCACCCATGACAGAAAACTTGTCATTGATATCGTAGGAGGCGCGCAGACCTGTGTGAGTAAACGGGATGGCGAGGCCGAACGTGAAGGCGCGTGACCAGTTCTGATTCCAGCCATCGTAACCATCGAAAACCTCAACACCTACATGAGTAATGAACTTACCGAAATCAAGTTTAAGTCCGTTTCCAACAGGAGCGTTCCAGGTTACAAAGCCCTGCTGGACATCAAAATCGTCGTCAACAGGGGCAGAGGGTGCACTGGTGCTGGGTTGGGCGGCAGTTGCAGAGCTTCCCGGGCGCTGGGCGACTTCCGGCAGACTGAAGCCAAACGACAGGTCAAAACGAAATCCAATGTCATTTTTATCATTGGCATCTTTAAGAAATACCAACTCGCCGGCATCGAACTTGAAACTGTTATCGTCTACATCAAAGATGCGTAAACAAGTGGGCCCGGTACCACAGCTGGTTTCGGTTACGGATGAATTGAAATTAAACGTATAGGAAGAAGATGCGAATCCGTGAATTTCAATATCTTCCAATACTTTAAATTTGTTCGCAGCCTGGGCCTGGCTGGTTATTCCCAGAACTCCGAGCAACAGGACAGCAATAACTTTTAAATGAAATTTCATGGTCCTCCCCCACGACAAGATGCTTATTTCTCTCCCGCCGTCCGGTGGACGAGGGGAAAGCCTCCTTAACTATTTGGATTTTTTAAGTTTAAGGCCGACTAAAGGGCTTGTCAATAAGTGGTTGATGTTAAGTTATTGAATTTATGGGCTTTTATGTTAAGTGGTTGAATTGTTTGTAGTTAAAAGTCCATGTTTTGTTAAGCTTTTGTTTCTGGTTTTTTACTAAACCATGTTGTAGCCGGCTTCCCCATGTTGGGTGGTGTCGAGCCCCATTTCCTCCTCCTCTTCATCGACGCGAAAACCAATGGTTTTCTCAAGGGCAAAAACCAAGCCATAAGTAACGATGAAAGAATAGGACCCCGCAGCGGCTATCCCAATGATCTGTATGAAGACCTGATTCAGGTTTCCATCCAGAAGACCGGTGGTTGAACCCACGGTGACAAACAGGCCGGTTGCCAAAGCACCCCAAGCCCCGCCGACTCCGTGGATTCCGAATACATCGAGAGAATCGTCGTAGCCCAGTTTCATTTTCAAAATGACTGCGTAGTAGCACACCATTCCTGCTATAAGCCCGATAACAATAGACCACTGAGGGGTCACGAATCCTGCTGCGGGGGTGATGGCGACCAGTCCTGCAACAATTCCTGATGCAGCTCCCAGGGCACTTGCCTTGCCAGACTTAATGTATTCCATGAACAACCAGCCAAGCATCCCTGCTGCGGTGGCAACCTGGGTATTGGCAAATGCCAGAGCTGCATTCTGGTCTGCTGCCAGGGCACTTCCTGCATTAAAGCCGAACCATCCGAACCAGAGGAGCCCTGCTCCCAATAATACGAAGGGGAGGTTGTGGGGGATCATCATCGGTCCTGGATAACCCCGCCTTTTCTTTAAAACCAGAGCGGCGGCAAGCCCGGCGGTTCCCGAGGAGATGTGAACTACGGTCCCTCCGGCAAAATCCAGAGCGCCCAATTCACCGAGCCAGCCACCGCCCCATACCCAATGACAGATGGGGTCGTACACAAGGGTCGACCATAGAAAAATGAAAATGACATAGGCCTTAAAGCTTATTCTTTCGGCAAGCCCGCCACTGATGAGGGCTGCGGTAATGATTGCAAACATGAGTTGGAACATACTGAACAAGTAATCAGGTATGGACCCATTGAGGGTGTTTTCTGTGATCCCGGCAAAAAATGCTTTATCCAGACCACCGATAAATTTACCGATATCCTCCCCAAAACATAGAGAGTAACCGATCAATATCCACTGGATGGTGATTACTCCAAGAGGAACGAAACTGTGCATAAGGGTACTCAGCACATTTTTACGCCTTACCATTCCTCCATAGAAAAGAGCGAGGCCTGGCAGCATCAGCATGACCATAGCAGAGGAAATCAGAATCCAGGCGGTATCTGCCCCACTGATTTGGGCTTCTTCCTGAGCGACCGCGCTGGGGGCGGCGATGCAAAATAGTAAAGTAAAGATTCCCAGACGAACAAATATCGGCAGCATGGATTGTCTCCCTCTTCCTTTTAGTTGACCAGAGTTACCCAATACCTTAGGTGCTGGACAATTGTTAACTTCGATAGATTGATTTCAATTCCTATACCAATTAGGGGAAAATGTGGATATGAGGTGTTAAATTTATTTAAACCCTTGCACTTAAAGGGCTTGCTTATTTGGCGCAATCCAGGCTTACGATATTGGAAAAGTTTTTAACCCCAAGTGTGCTACCAAAGCATGCAGGAGAACTTTTGAAATGCTTAATTTTTAACCAGAAAAAGTAATGAGTTCTGACCCTGCATAATCGGCGATAAGCTTCAGGTCCGTCATAATATTGACAATCTTTAAATATATTTGAAAAAATGAATGTATTAAAAATGGAATAGAAGCCAGCTAAATTATTATTAAATAAGGACTTAAATGATAGTTTTTGTTCCAGCCAAAATTGGCATCATCTTTGCTCTTAGTTGAGAGGAAGAAAACATTTAAGGTTTTGAAATAAAAGGCCGTTCTGATGATATAGCTGAAAAAGGCCTGAAAACAATATTTTCCTAATAGTAAACTGTCGTCATCAGGGGAACGGGAATGGCTGAAGAGCAGGACATATTAGCTGAACTGGAAGCAGGAGAGGCCGAGGGGGGTAAGGGAAAGTTCCCTTTAAAAATGGTCATTATTCTTGTTCTGGTTTTGGCACTGGGTGGCGGCGGGTACTTTGCTTATATGAATTTTTTCCAGCAGGCTGAAGAAGAAACTTCGGCTGAGACTCCTGGAGACGGGTCGGCAGCGGTAGGTCAGGGGGAAACCTCGGGACAGGGTACAGCTACTGGTTCTGCTGCAAAACAACAGGAACCGGTTGGAGTGATGGTTCCCCTTGAGCCGTTTATTGTCAATCTCGCAGGGAGTCAGGGGAAGCGGTTTCTAAAAGTCACAATGACTCTGGAGTTGAATGATCCTGGTACCCGACCCGAATATAATGATAATACGGAAAAAATCGTTGATTCTATCCTCGTTTTACTTAGCAGCAAGACATTTGAAGAGGTGTATTCGGTACAGGGTAAGTTCAAATTGAAGGACGAAATCACAACACGGGTGAATCGCTTTTTGTTGGTGGGACACGTAAAAGACATCTACTTTACTGAATTTGTGATCCAGTAAAGACAGGATTATACTAAACCTTTAAGAGGACTTTGATAGGGATAAGATGAGTCAGGTACTGTCACAGGGAGAAGTCGACGCACTGTTGCGCGGAGTGAGCGACGGGGATGTTCCGGTTGAAACGGATGAACCGGAGGAGATCAGTGGTGTTGTCCCGTACGATCTCACAAGCCAGGAAAAAATTATCCGTGGCCGCCTGCCCACTCTGGATATTATCAACCAGATGTTCTCGCGTCTGTTCCGGAACTCCTTTTCCGGTTTGATGAGGAAGTCTGCAGATGTCAGCACGGTGTCCACCGACTCCCTAAAATTCGGTGAGTTTTTAAGATCGCTTCCCGTTCCCTCCAGTCTTCATGTGTTTCGCATGGAACCGTTGCGCGGATTTGGTCTCATGGTGGTGGAAAGTAAACTGGTGTTCGCACTGGTGGATAACTTTTTTGGGGGCACCGGCACCTCGGAAGTGAAAATTGTGGGTCGGGACTTTTCGGCTATTGAAATCCGAATGACTCGAAACGTGATTCTGACCGCTCTTGAGGATTGGGAAAAAGCCTGGAAGCCCGTTCACTCGGTGACAACGACTTATGTTCGCTCAGAGGTAAATCCCCAGTTTGCCGCCATTGTTCCCCCCACAGATGTGGTTCTGGTCGTCGTGTTTGATATTGAAATGGAAAATTCTTCTGGAACTCTCACGGTGTGCATCCCCTACGCGGCTGTTGAGCCGATCATGCCCAAGCTTAAGGCCAATTTCCAGAGTGAACAGATGGAAGCGGATCAGGTCTGGATCAATCGCCTTCGGGGAGAATTGATGCAGACCCAGATTGAAATGGTTGCTGAGCTGGGCAGCACAGAAATAACACCGGATGTGTTGATGGGATTAAAAGTAGGGGACACGGTAATGCTAGGCAATGATGTTTCGGATCCTTTATCGGTCAAGATCCAGCAGATACCCAAGTTCAAAGGTTTCCCCGGTGTGTCGCGTGGACAAAAAGCACTGAAAATCACTCAAGTACTCGAAAGGCAAAGGTAGGTTATGGCTGAAATGGACGACGACCTGGATTCTTTACAGGATATTGACGACGTAGATGCAACGGATACGGTCGGGGAGGAAGAGATTCCGCCTGTTCAGCCAACCTCGGGATCCGATCAGGGACAGGTGCAAAACCTTGACCTTATCCTGGACATTCCTTTAACAGTGACCGTTGAACTGGGTCGCTCCAGAATGCTCATCAACGATCTGCTGCAGCTTGGGCAGGGATCCGTGATTGAACTCACCAAGCTGGTGGGTGAACCCCTTGAGGTTCTAGTGAACCATAAACTTGTGGCAAGAGGTGAAGTAGTAGTCGTCAATGAAAAGTTTGGTGTGCGTCTGACCGATATTGTGTCTCCAATGGAACGCGTCCAGTCTCTAACATGATTCTGAGTAGTTGCGAAACTTTGCACCTCATACCATCCCCATGTGATTTTTATTAAAATCCGGATTTGTCAAAAACTCCTCTGTAAGAAAACTGCCAAATAAAAAAAGCCAATAAAGCAATATCCCTCCATTTTTAAAGCGGTTTCTCCCTAAAAAATAAATTCAGTCAACTTCGGTATGGCGTTTGCACTTCCCTGAGTTGAAGGAGCGTTGGTTGATTTTTTGACGCTCAAAGAATGACCCGACTCTGGAAAGACTGAACGCCATGAAACATTGGATACCGCTATTCTTCATTATATTAGGCATTATGGTCCAACCGAGTGCCAGCCCGGCACGGGATATCCCATTAACCGAATACAACGCCCTGCATCATGTAGATGTTTCGCGCGAAGGGAATGAACTTCTGCTTCGGTTTGATTTTAAAAATCCGATTCGTCAAAAGTTGGTTCCACAATATTTCAAACGGTCCGTGCAGTTGGATTTTTCTCTTACTTATGTGGATCCACCCAAGCGCCATTACGCGATTGAAGAGGGTCCTGTGACGCAGGTGTATGTGTCTCAATTCGATTCTCGTTTGATGCGGGTCCGTTTCATTCTTGCTGAAGAAAACGGGCTCAGTAAACACCACTTCAATTTTCAAAAATCAGGAAGAAGTCTACAGGTTCGAATCAAGAATCCAGGTTCAGCATATGACGAAGAACTGGATCGGTTAATCAAGCGAGCAGTGGGTGCCTCTGCATTTAAACCTGTGCAGAAGGAAAAACCGGAACCGCAGCGAGCAGAAACAGTTCTTAAGGAACCGATAGTGAAAAAAATAAAAAGAGTAGGAGAAAAGGCAGCTCAGAAACCAGAGCCTTTGAGCTCCAGTAATGTAGAAGCTATTGGGGAATTTGAGGAAACAAAAATACCTGCCATGAAAAAATCCACTCCAATAAAACTTAAAGATCAATCTGGTGAGCCATTACTCCTGGCTGGAAGTGAAAAACCGGAAACGGAAGATTCTCTTTGGGAATCGGGTTTCAAAATGCTGACGACATTAGCTTTTGTGGTCGGTCTCATGTTTCTCTTGTTTTATATATTTAAAAAGCTGGTGGCCAAACAAGGTATGTTTGGAACGGCAGATAAACCAATACGCGTTTTGTCTACTGGTTTCCTTGGGCCTAAGAAAAGCATCGCGATGGTGGAGGTTGCAGGAAGGGTCCTAATCCTTGGAGTGGCAAACGAACAGATAACTCTGTTGTCTTCGTTAGAGGATGAGGATGAGGTTGCACGCCTGGTCAATAACGACACAAAGGGACAAAATGATCAACTGCCTCCTATTAAAAAGCAATCTCAAGCCAGGAATAGCCAGCCCAAAAAGAAAATAGTTAGAGACGAAAAGCCGGATATTTATACCAGTAGGAAAAAAGCATCCCCATCCGATTCCAAAGCTCCGGCAGAAGCATTCTCAAAATACGTTAAACAGTTTTCCAAGTCTGGAGAGGGAAACAACCAGGCGGTCAATGACCTGAAACGAATGATTCGGCAACGTTCCGGGAAAGTAGAAGTGGGCGTATGAAGCTGACTCGATTCATCATATTCCTGACGATGGTCGGAGCGACACTCGCCGGTTCAATAGTGGAGGCGCAGGCACTGACTGTCCCGACACTGCAAGTCGGGATGGAAGATGCAGATTCTCCAGAGCAAGTGTCCAGTGCTCTGCAGGTTCTATTCCTGCTCACCATTTTGACTCTGGCGCCGTCCATTCTGGTAATGATGACATCATTCTCACGTTTTGTGATCGTCCTTTCTTTTTTACGCCAGGCCATGGGGACCCAGCAGACTCCTCCCACGCAGGTATTAATCGGGCTGGCTTTGTTTCTGACGATTTTTGTCATGAATCCGATTTTTACCGAAGTGAATCAAAAGGCTTTGCAGCCTTACTTGAATGAAGAGATTTCCCAGACCGAGGCTTTTGACATTGCCCAGGAACCCATCAAAAGCTTTATGTTGAGGCAGACGCGGGAAAAAGATCTGGCTCTGTTTCTCCGAGTGGCAGGACAGGAAGCGCCAGCAACTCTTGAAGAAGTCGGGTTGCATGTGATCGTACCGGCTTTTGTGATAAGTGAGCTCAAGACTGCGTTCCAAATCGGATTTTTAATTTACATACCATTTTTGATTCTGGATATGGTGGTAGCCAGTATCCTGCTTTCCATGGGTATGATGATGCTGCCTCCTGTTCTGATTTCACTGCCCTTTAAACTCATGCTGTTTGTCATGGTCGATGGCTGGCACCTCACCGTCGGTTCCCTGGTCAAAAGCATCACCTGAGTGAACACATGACTGAACAATTCATTATCGACTTTTCCCTTGAGGCTATAAAGACCACACTTCTATTGTCGGCGCCCATGCTGGGTTTCGGATTGGTAACGGGTTTGCTGGTATCCATCTTTCAGGCTGTTACTTCCATCCAGGAACTGACCCTCACTTTTATCCCTAAAATTCTAGCCGTGTTTTTTGCATTGATCCTGTTTTTCCCCTGGTTGATGAGATTAATGTTGAACTTCACCGCCCGTATTCTGACTGACTTTCCGACGTACATTGGGTGATGGAACTGCTCAATATCAACTACGCTGATTTTGAGTCGTTTCTGTTCGTCTTGTTTCGTGTGGCTGCTTTTATTTTATTCGCCCCTATATTGGGGAGCCGTCAGTTTCCTGTCCTTGTAAAAATAGGTTTTATCCTCCTTTTAAGTCTGACTGTCTATCCAATGGTGAAGCCCATGCTGCCCGAGGCGCCCAAGGGCATGTTTGAGCTCACCATGTATTTGACCATCGAGCTTTTGATCGGGCTTGCAATCGCATTTGCATCCCGCCTGATTTTTACAGCCGTTCAGATTGGTGGGACGATGGTGGATTTTCAAATGGGTTTCGGCGTGGTCAACGTAATTGATCCTCAAACTGAGACACAGGTTTCAATCACCGCGCAGTTCCAAAATATATTTGCAATTCTGATTTACCTGTCGGTGAACGCTCACCACACCACGATTCTGGCTGTTGTTGAAAGTTTTCAATTGATCAATATTCAGGCATTTCATTTTGGAGGAACTGCAATGAATATTGTCGTTAAACTTTTTATCGATACCTTTATTGTCGGAATAAAAATTGCCTCTCCAATAATGGCCATTTTATTTTTTATCAGCGTGGGTTTGGGATTGGTCGCCAGGACTGTCCCGCAGATGAACGTTTTTATCGTAGGGTTTCCCCTTCAAATCGGAGCAGGATTGTTAATGATTGGATTTTCCATGTCGTTTTTCGGAATGATCATTCAAAA contains:
- a CDS encoding porin translates to MKFHLKVIAVLLLGVLGITSQAQAANKFKVLEDIEIHGFASSSYTFNFNSSVTETSCGTGPTCLRIFDVDDNSFKFDAGELVFLKDANDKNDIGFRFDLSFGFSLPEVAQRPGSSATAAQPSTSAPSAPVDDDFDVQQGFVTWNAPVGNGLKLDFGKFITHVGVEVFDGYDGWNQNWSRAFTFGLAIPFTHTGLRASYDINDKFSVMGAVFNGWGGGGVSDNNDTKSFGLQLAYAPIDWVDFVVNYVGGEETVAENSWRNIVELITNIRPLDDLLFTLNFVYGDEEGTSIAPLAGDSQWWSFVGYARYDFNDWFSMNLRGEHLNDQDGFATAVAGQELWALTVTPEFRVHQNMVIRLEYRHDESNLLTFDDERVPEDSQDTVAVNALVHF
- a CDS encoding ammonium transporter, with product MLPIFVRLGIFTLLFCIAAPSAVAQEEAQISGADTAWILISSAMVMLMLPGLALFYGGMVRRKNVLSTLMHSFVPLGVITIQWILIGYSLCFGEDIGKFIGGLDKAFFAGITENTLNGSIPDYLFSMFQLMFAIITAALISGGLAERISFKAYVIFIFLWSTLVYDPICHWVWGGGWLGELGALDFAGGTVVHISSGTAGLAAALVLKKRRGYPGPMMIPHNLPFVLLGAGLLWFGWFGFNAGSALAADQNAALAFANTQVATAAGMLGWLFMEYIKSGKASALGAASGIVAGLVAITPAAGFVTPQWSIVIGLIAGMVCYYAVILKMKLGYDDSLDVFGIHGVGGAWGALATGLFVTVGSTTGLLDGNLNQVFIQIIGIAAAGSYSFIVTYGLVFALEKTIGFRVDEEEEEMGLDTTQHGEAGYNMV
- the fliM gene encoding flagellar motor switch protein FliM, which produces MSQVLSQGEVDALLRGVSDGDVPVETDEPEEISGVVPYDLTSQEKIIRGRLPTLDIINQMFSRLFRNSFSGLMRKSADVSTVSTDSLKFGEFLRSLPVPSSLHVFRMEPLRGFGLMVVESKLVFALVDNFFGGTGTSEVKIVGRDFSAIEIRMTRNVILTALEDWEKAWKPVHSVTTTYVRSEVNPQFAAIVPPTDVVLVVVFDIEMENSSGTLTVCIPYAAVEPIMPKLKANFQSEQMEADQVWINRLRGELMQTQIEMVAELGSTEITPDVLMGLKVGDTVMLGNDVSDPLSVKIQQIPKFKGFPGVSRGQKALKITQVLERQR
- the fliN gene encoding flagellar motor switch protein FliN, translated to MDDDLDSLQDIDDVDATDTVGEEEIPPVQPTSGSDQGQVQNLDLILDIPLTVTVELGRSRMLINDLLQLGQGSVIELTKLVGEPLEVLVNHKLVARGEVVVVNEKFGVRLTDIVSPMERVQSLT
- a CDS encoding FliO/MopB family protein, translating into MKHWIPLFFIILGIMVQPSASPARDIPLTEYNALHHVDVSREGNELLLRFDFKNPIRQKLVPQYFKRSVQLDFSLTYVDPPKRHYAIEEGPVTQVYVSQFDSRLMRVRFILAEENGLSKHHFNFQKSGRSLQVRIKNPGSAYDEELDRLIKRAVGASAFKPVQKEKPEPQRAETVLKEPIVKKIKRVGEKAAQKPEPLSSSNVEAIGEFEETKIPAMKKSTPIKLKDQSGEPLLLAGSEKPETEDSLWESGFKMLTTLAFVVGLMFLLFYIFKKLVAKQGMFGTADKPIRVLSTGFLGPKKSIAMVEVAGRVLILGVANEQITLLSSLEDEDEVARLVNNDTKGQNDQLPPIKKQSQARNSQPKKKIVRDEKPDIYTSRKKASPSDSKAPAEAFSKYVKQFSKSGEGNNQAVNDLKRMIRQRSGKVEVGV
- the fliP gene encoding flagellar type III secretion system pore protein FliP (The bacterial flagellar biogenesis protein FliP forms a type III secretion system (T3SS)-type pore required for flagellar assembly.), with the translated sequence MKLTRFIIFLTMVGATLAGSIVEAQALTVPTLQVGMEDADSPEQVSSALQVLFLLTILTLAPSILVMMTSFSRFVIVLSFLRQAMGTQQTPPTQVLIGLALFLTIFVMNPIFTEVNQKALQPYLNEEISQTEAFDIAQEPIKSFMLRQTREKDLALFLRVAGQEAPATLEEVGLHVIVPAFVISELKTAFQIGFLIYIPFLILDMVVASILLSMGMMMLPPVLISLPFKLMLFVMVDGWHLTVGSLVKSIT
- the fliQ gene encoding flagellar biosynthesis protein FliQ, producing MTEQFIIDFSLEAIKTTLLLSAPMLGFGLVTGLLVSIFQAVTSIQELTLTFIPKILAVFFALILFFPWLMRLMLNFTARILTDFPTYIG
- the fliR gene encoding flagellar biosynthetic protein FliR — protein: MELLNINYADFESFLFVLFRVAAFILFAPILGSRQFPVLVKIGFILLLSLTVYPMVKPMLPEAPKGMFELTMYLTIELLIGLAIAFASRLIFTAVQIGGTMVDFQMGFGVVNVIDPQTETQVSITAQFQNIFAILIYLSVNAHHTTILAVVESFQLINIQAFHFGGTAMNIVVKLFIDTFIVGIKIASPIMAILFFISVGLGLVARTVPQMNVFIVGFPLQIGAGLLMIGFSMSFFGMIIQNELSHLPVELTALLRSF